The proteins below are encoded in one region of Mustelus asterias unplaced genomic scaffold, sMusAst1.hap1.1 HAP1_SCAFFOLD_44, whole genome shotgun sequence:
- the LOC144483036 gene encoding uncharacterized protein LOC144483036, producing MEKLWKCGECGKGFSFPSQLEIHRRSHTGERPFTCSVCGKGYTQIIDLQRHQRVHTGERPFTCSECGKGFTRLSSLQRDHQFHTGERPFICSVCGKGFTQLIDLQSHQRVHTGERPFTCSVCGKGFSVASGLRRHQLVHTGERPFTCSVCGKGFSQLPYLLRHNVTHTQERPFKCSDCGRDFKSSQLMMSHQRIHTEERPFSCSHCTKRFRSSSALRTHQRVHTGERPFPCTVCGKGFTQSSRLQKHQRVHTGERPFPCTVCGKGFTQSSRLQTHQRVHKS from the coding sequence atggagaaactgtggaaatgtggggaatgtgggaaaggattcagttttccatctcagctggaaattcatcgacgcagtcacactggggagagaccgttcacctgctctgtgtgtgggaagggatacactcagaTAATTGATttacagagacaccagcgagttcacactggggagaggccatttacttgctctgagtgtgggaaaggattcactcggttatccagtcTGCAGAGAGACCATcaatttcacactggggagagacctttcatctgctctgtgtgtgggaagggattcactcagttaattgATTTGCAgagccatcagcgagttcacactggggagaggccgttcacttgctctgtgtgtgggaaaggattcagtgtggCATcaggcctgcggagacaccagttagttcacactggggagaggccgttcacatgctctgtgtgtgggaaaggattcagtcagtTGCCCTACTTGTTGAGGCACAATGTCACTCACACCcaagagagaccctttaaatgctctgactgtgggagggatttcaaaagctctcagctaatgatgtcccaccagcgaattcacactgaggagagaccgttcagctgctctcactgcacaaagagattcagATCATCATctgccctgcggacacaccagcgagttcacactggggagaggccattcccctgcaccgtgtgtgggaagggattcactcagtcatcccgactgcagaaacaccagcgagttcacactggggagaggccattcccctgcaccgtgtgtgggaagggattcactcagtcatcccgactgcagacacaccagcgagttcacaagtcatag